A genome region from Natranaeroarchaeum sulfidigenes includes the following:
- a CDS encoding nascent polypeptide-associated complex protein: MFGGGGGGMDPRKMKQMMEQMGVNMEDIDAEKVIIQTPDADLVFTDADVNKIDARGQETYQIVGSPDEQEPGSAGGSAPAVESGDAGGVPDEDVEIVAMRTGASEDDAREALEANDGDLAAAVDQLE, from the coding sequence ATGTTCGGAGGAGGTGGCGGTGGCATGGACCCCCGCAAGATGAAGCAGATGATGGAACAGATGGGCGTCAACATGGAAGATATCGACGCCGAAAAAGTGATTATCCAGACCCCCGACGCCGATCTCGTCTTCACGGACGCCGACGTGAACAAGATCGACGCGCGCGGGCAGGAAACCTATCAGATCGTCGGTTCGCCCGACGAGCAGGAGCCCGGCAGTGCTGGCGGCTCGGCCCCGGCGGTCGAGAGCGGCGATGCAGGTGGCGTCCCCGACGAGGACGTCGAAATCGTCGCGATGCGAACCGGTGCGAGCGAGGACGACGCACGTGAGGCCCTCGAAGCGAACGACGGCGATCTCGCCGCCGCAGTCGACCAGCTAGAGTGA
- a CDS encoding HalOD1 output domain-containing protein, with product MSTPDSTIDPGGGSLSDGHRPSDRIVTALAEEKGVDVLDVDPLLDTIDLDAVDDLLGDGSGAADSSVRLSFVVQGCRVVASGDGSVTVRSLEGPTGNGR from the coding sequence ATGAGTACCCCAGATTCGACAATTGATCCAGGAGGGGGTAGCCTTTCGGACGGCCACAGACCGAGCGACCGGATCGTCACAGCCCTTGCAGAGGAGAAAGGCGTAGACGTACTGGACGTAGATCCACTGCTCGACACGATCGATCTTGATGCCGTTGACGATCTTCTCGGAGACGGATCGGGAGCGGCTGACTCGTCAGTACGGCTCTCGTTTGTCGTGCAGGGCTGTCGAGTCGTCGCCAGTGGGGACGGGAGCGTAACGGTCCGATCGCTGGAGGGACCCACGGGGAACGGACGATGA
- a CDS encoding DUF7576 family protein: MTENEHIATTGDDSESTELCAQCGVSIDTSEWHPVVADDGADGELQLYPFCDETCRDEWE, encoded by the coding sequence GTGACCGAAAACGAACATATCGCGACGACGGGGGATGACTCCGAGTCGACCGAGCTGTGTGCCCAGTGTGGGGTCAGTATCGACACCTCGGAATGGCATCCAGTCGTCGCCGACGACGGCGCGGACGGCGAGCTTCAGCTGTATCCGTTCTGTGACGAGACCTGTCGAGACGAGTGGGAATAA
- a CDS encoding 4Fe-4S dicluster domain-containing protein: protein MAIDANFEQNREVHEEENEHGVTVWGPVDPPEQLGIHGTHVAVDFDICLADGACLEDCPVDVFEWVDTPGHPESEIKAEPAHEEQCIDCMLCVDVCPVDAIDVDSGRAGRT from the coding sequence ATGGCCATCGATGCCAACTTCGAACAGAACCGGGAGGTCCACGAGGAAGAGAACGAGCACGGCGTCACCGTCTGGGGGCCGGTCGACCCGCCCGAGCAACTCGGCATCCACGGCACACACGTCGCCGTCGATTTCGACATCTGTCTGGCCGACGGTGCGTGTCTGGAAGACTGTCCAGTGGACGTCTTCGAGTGGGTCGATACGCCGGGGCATCCCGAGAGCGAGATCAAGGCCGAACCGGCACACGAAGAGCAGTGTATCGACTGCATGCTCTGTGTAGACGTCTGTCCCGTCGACGCGATAGACGTCGACTCCGGGCGTGCAGGGCGCACGTAA
- a CDS encoding FAD-dependent monooxygenase: MTDEYEHYEAIVVGAGPGGAAAAAALARQDVETLVLERGVEAGSKNVSGGLIYAEESAPYTMDGLFPDFREAASERPVDENYIHNIAGNKVKTFDLGDVHEHDTAWCDAVLRRKMDSWLAERVHELTRETGGGLLTDVRANGLLRENGRIVGVTFDELDPITADVIIAADGVNSELARDAGLMDWDEPDEWFQGVKAVVDMEPEVINERFDIDEDEGAAHLFSGDLFDGVRGGGFLYTNEDSLSIGTVFHLDSLAAKEAEPHELLNSLLTHPVLDQYLQGDYEEREYSAKLVPDSKKVAHPSPHRGRLLLVGDAAGQMQAQGPIIKGMNHAVSAGGLAAEAFAEARTRGDTSQAGELYEGKLESEGVMDKLRPTRYELTSGLSESDIVTSVSNKLLNSPIGRAGLRTFDGTVERLFNSPFVLGMIPDTRTSYVTVPTILGEELGTPVDAEHEVEPPELDDRIGDLTYNVGDPHIELIDSTFEASGTAVTACPVSAKDFGGGCYREEEIKTNGDTERVVSLDTQPCVECGTCAIVADTKWEHPSGGKGVEYKEG; encoded by the coding sequence ATGACTGACGAGTACGAACATTACGAGGCAATTGTTGTCGGCGCAGGACCGGGCGGTGCCGCAGCGGCCGCCGCACTGGCCAGACAGGATGTCGAGACGCTCGTGCTGGAACGCGGCGTCGAGGCTGGCTCGAAGAACGTCTCGGGCGGACTGATCTACGCCGAGGAGTCCGCACCGTACACGATGGACGGCCTGTTTCCCGACTTTCGGGAGGCAGCCTCGGAACGGCCGGTCGACGAGAACTACATCCACAACATTGCCGGGAACAAGGTCAAGACGTTCGATCTGGGCGACGTCCACGAACACGACACCGCATGGTGTGATGCGGTCCTCAGACGGAAGATGGACTCGTGGCTCGCCGAGCGCGTCCACGAACTGACCCGAGAGACAGGCGGCGGCCTCCTGACGGACGTTCGGGCGAACGGTCTGCTCCGGGAAAACGGCCGGATCGTCGGCGTCACCTTCGACGAACTCGATCCGATCACGGCGGACGTGATCATCGCGGCCGACGGCGTCAACTCCGAACTCGCCCGCGACGCGGGCCTGATGGACTGGGACGAGCCCGACGAGTGGTTCCAGGGCGTCAAGGCGGTTGTCGACATGGAGCCCGAAGTCATCAACGAGCGCTTCGATATCGACGAGGACGAGGGAGCGGCCCACCTGTTCTCGGGAGACCTGTTCGATGGGGTCCGTGGCGGTGGGTTCCTCTACACGAACGAGGACTCGCTGTCGATCGGGACGGTCTTCCACCTCGATTCGCTCGCGGCCAAAGAGGCCGAGCCCCACGAACTCCTGAACAGCCTGCTTACGCATCCCGTGCTTGACCAGTACCTGCAGGGCGACTACGAGGAACGGGAGTACTCGGCCAAACTCGTCCCCGACTCGAAGAAGGTCGCTCATCCCTCGCCACATCGCGGGAGGCTCCTGCTCGTTGGCGACGCCGCCGGACAGATGCAGGCACAGGGTCCGATCATCAAGGGGATGAATCACGCCGTCTCCGCGGGCGGGCTCGCCGCCGAGGCTTTTGCCGAAGCGAGGACCCGCGGCGACACCTCGCAGGCGGGCGAGCTCTACGAGGGGAAACTCGAAAGCGAGGGCGTGATGGACAAGCTCCGGCCGACCCGCTACGAACTGACCAGTGGACTCTCGGAGAGCGACATCGTCACCTCGGTCAGCAACAAACTACTGAACTCGCCGATCGGCCGTGCGGGACTTCGCACGTTCGACGGTACTGTCGAACGACTGTTCAACTCGCCGTTCGTCCTCGGGATGATCCCCGACACCCGCACGTCCTACGTGACGGTGCCGACGATCCTCGGCGAGGAACTGGGAACCCCGGTCGACGCCGAGCACGAGGTCGAGCCGCCCGAACTGGACGACCGGATCGGCGATCTGACCTACAACGTCGGCGATCCTCACATCGAGCTGATCGACAGCACATTCGAGGCCAGCGGGACCGCCGTGACGGCCTGTCCAGTGAGCGCGAAGGACTTCGGCGGCGGCTGCTACCGCGAGGAGGAGATCAAGACCAACGGCGACACCGAGCGCGTGGTCAGCCTCGACACCCAGCCCTGCGTCGAGTGTGGCACCTGTGCCATCGTCGCCGACACGAAGTGGGAACACCCCAGCGGCGGCAAGGGCGTCGAGTACAAGGAGGGCTGA
- a CDS encoding DUF7097 family protein produces MEKTPTGTSVGVDDPYEHVDVCDHVTDDGRCRYAFEHPEQDPEFARERRADEFACPVAAGDDWDWTDCPKFRSRNHDRECQRCGLEERRIAHDDERPLLEEHHLSYAGGGEELRHEITVYLCRWCHAKVHGLWARITDDVSPDAEALAAAEGRRSREQKEFSFESAADRYDDF; encoded by the coding sequence ATGGAGAAGACGCCCACTGGAACGTCGGTCGGCGTCGACGACCCCTACGAACACGTCGACGTCTGTGATCACGTCACCGACGACGGGCGCTGTCGGTACGCGTTTGAGCATCCCGAACAGGACCCCGAGTTCGCCCGGGAGCGCCGTGCCGACGAGTTCGCCTGTCCGGTCGCCGCGGGCGACGACTGGGACTGGACTGACTGTCCGAAGTTTCGCTCTCGAAATCACGACCGCGAGTGTCAACGCTGTGGGCTCGAAGAGCGCCGGATCGCCCACGACGATGAGCGGCCGCTCCTGGAAGAACATCATCTCTCCTATGCGGGTGGCGGCGAGGAGCTACGCCACGAGATCACTGTCTATCTCTGCCGGTGGTGTCACGCGAAAGTCCACGGTTTGTGGGCACGGATTACCGATGACGTGTCACCCGATGCGGAGGCACTCGCCGCGGCGGAAGGTCGGCGGAGCCGCGAGCAAAAGGAATTTTCCTTCGAGTCTGCTGCGGACCGCTACGACGACTTCTGA
- a CDS encoding aldo/keto reductase — protein MMQPTSDDCPRANGMPMLGLGTWKNEDPDQCAESVRTALETGYRHIDTADLYGNEAAVGDGVRQADVDREDVFLATKLWTDDLGYEDAIASAEERLDTLGVDYLDLLYIHWPAKSYDPEETFRAFEELHDRGLIENVGISNFEPEGMETAIEHCDVPILANQVECHPFLPQEDVRATAADLDIEVVAYSPLARGAVFESEALTDIADAHDASAAQVSLAWLLDKGVTPIPKATSREHIEDNWRALALELSDEEIDRIDAIEAVDRKIDPDFGPWN, from the coding sequence ATGATGCAACCAACCAGCGACGACTGTCCGCGCGCGAACGGGATGCCGATGCTCGGGCTGGGGACCTGGAAAAACGAGGATCCGGACCAGTGTGCCGAAAGCGTCCGGACCGCGCTGGAGACAGGGTATCGACACATCGATACCGCCGACCTCTACGGCAACGAGGCGGCTGTCGGCGATGGGGTCCGGCAGGCCGATGTCGACCGTGAGGACGTCTTTCTCGCCACGAAACTCTGGACCGACGATCTCGGATACGAGGATGCTATCGCCTCGGCCGAAGAGCGTCTGGACACACTCGGCGTCGACTATCTCGACCTGCTGTACATTCACTGGCCTGCAAAGAGTTACGACCCCGAGGAGACGTTCCGAGCCTTCGAGGAACTCCACGACCGGGGACTGATCGAGAACGTCGGAATCAGCAACTTCGAACCCGAGGGGATGGAGACAGCTATCGAACACTGTGACGTACCGATTCTTGCCAATCAGGTCGAGTGTCACCCGTTCCTGCCCCAGGAAGACGTCCGGGCGACCGCGGCCGACCTCGATATCGAAGTCGTTGCGTACTCGCCGCTGGCTCGTGGTGCCGTCTTCGAGTCCGAGGCGCTGACCGACATCGCTGACGCTCACGACGCCAGCGCGGCACAGGTCAGCCTGGCGTGGCTGCTCGACAAGGGCGTCACGCCGATTCCGAAAGCGACGAGCCGAGAGCACATCGAGGACAACTGGCGCGCGCTCGCGCTGGAGTTGAGCGACGAGGAGATCGACCGGATCGATGCTATCGAAGCGGTCGACCGGAAGATCGATCCCGATTTTGGCCCCTGGAACTGA
- a CDS encoding electron transfer flavoprotein subunit alpha/FixB family protein, with protein MVEIDPTEYDISELGPKIKDVEDLEELEAMLDLEADGEDRVPVKTLIESRIEALSEDDGDGDEDADITELSTADAANLIRDIDDPERLEELQEIEEAGENRDTVLRLIGQQLDSVLGSEETDIEIEPPEEAHPHLDHPTADKAHVRSLDGGEYRDMWVYCETQAGELVDVSKELLGKARELMDEYNEEYEEEENVVAVVIGSDVEGLAEETIAYGADVALYQDDPELERFRHKPYTEIYCDMARSAGHPYVREDRHEEEWRDYDEPRYVVFPATHNGRDLSALVQAELDSGLASDCSDLYIDDVVISNPAKTGGEGGKKRFERVLHMPRPDFSGFEYSTILCLDSPRREFHPQGASVIPGKFEMPEPDYEREGQLIEHDLELDDDWLLVDVEEYDLLESGVDLTDHQVVVCVGRGIDRDPTAGIELGLELTDAFEDAAFGLTRGIITSSFQFDGHVEEYTGEDRQIGESGQEVQPSLYIAAGVSGAIQHKVGCDESDTIVAINTDPDADIRDWSDYYIQGDLFEVLPNLIEALESGDPSDAIVEAAVATDGGERDD; from the coding sequence ATGGTCGAGATAGATCCAACCGAGTACGACATCTCCGAACTCGGACCGAAAATCAAGGACGTCGAAGATCTCGAGGAGCTGGAGGCGATGCTCGACCTTGAAGCCGACGGCGAGGATCGGGTCCCTGTCAAGACGCTCATCGAGAGCAGAATCGAGGCGCTGAGCGAGGACGATGGCGACGGCGACGAGGACGCTGATATCACGGAGTTGAGTACGGCCGACGCCGCAAACCTGATCCGCGATATCGACGATCCAGAGCGCCTTGAAGAACTGCAGGAGATCGAGGAGGCAGGCGAAAACCGGGACACGGTCCTTCGGCTAATCGGCCAGCAACTCGATTCGGTACTGGGTAGCGAGGAGACCGATATCGAGATCGAACCGCCCGAGGAGGCACATCCACACCTCGACCACCCGACCGCGGACAAAGCCCACGTCCGCTCGCTCGACGGCGGCGAGTACCGGGACATGTGGGTCTACTGCGAGACACAGGCGGGCGAACTCGTCGACGTCTCGAAGGAACTGCTCGGAAAGGCCCGCGAGCTGATGGACGAGTACAACGAGGAGTACGAGGAGGAGGAAAACGTCGTTGCGGTCGTGATCGGGTCGGACGTCGAGGGGCTGGCCGAGGAAACGATCGCGTACGGTGCAGACGTGGCACTGTATCAGGACGATCCCGAACTCGAACGGTTCCGGCACAAGCCCTACACCGAGATCTACTGTGATATGGCACGCAGTGCGGGCCACCCCTACGTCCGTGAGGACCGCCACGAGGAGGAGTGGCGCGACTACGACGAGCCACGCTACGTCGTCTTCCCGGCGACCCACAACGGCCGGGATCTCTCGGCGCTGGTCCAGGCCGAACTCGACTCCGGGCTGGCCAGTGACTGTTCGGACCTCTACATCGACGATGTGGTCATCAGCAACCCGGCGAAAACCGGCGGCGAGGGCGGCAAGAAGCGCTTCGAGCGCGTGTTGCACATGCCCCGGCCGGACTTCTCGGGCTTCGAGTACTCGACGATCCTCTGTCTGGACTCGCCCCGCCGGGAGTTCCACCCACAGGGGGCGTCGGTGATCCCTGGCAAGTTCGAGATGCCCGAGCCGGACTACGAGCGGGAGGGCCAGCTGATCGAACACGACCTCGAACTCGACGACGATTGGTTACTGGTCGACGTCGAGGAGTACGACCTGCTCGAAAGTGGCGTCGACCTCACCGATCATCAGGTCGTCGTCTGTGTTGGTCGCGGGATTGACCGTGATCCAACGGCTGGGATCGAGCTCGGGCTCGAACTGACCGACGCGTTCGAGGACGCCGCCTTCGGTCTGACGCGCGGGATCATCACCTCCTCGTTCCAGTTCGACGGCCACGTCGAGGAGTACACCGGTGAGGACCGACAGATCGGCGAGAGCGGCCAGGAGGTCCAGCCGAGCCTCTACATCGCCGCGGGCGTCTCCGGTGCGATCCAGCACAAGGTCGGCTGTGACGAATCGGATACGATCGTCGCGATCAACACCGATCCGGACGCCGACATTCGCGACTGGTCGGACTACTATATTCAGGGCGACCTCTTCGAGGTGCTTCCGAACCTGATCGAGGCTCTGGAGAGCGGCGATCCGAGCGATGCGATCGTCGAGGCAGCGGTCGCGACCGATGGAGGTGAGCGCGATGACTGA
- a CDS encoding DUF5800 family protein: MTTLSFDEHGVDVVYEGTEFRLEKELIEEATQKGYYDVTDHEVLQMVASNPNLQGEPRRIGDIVARE; this comes from the coding sequence ATGACTACACTCTCGTTCGACGAACACGGCGTCGACGTCGTCTACGAAGGGACCGAGTTCCGCCTGGAGAAGGAACTGATCGAAGAAGCGACACAGAAAGGCTACTACGACGTGACCGACCACGAGGTGCTCCAGATGGTCGCTTCCAACCCGAACCTGCAGGGCGAGCCCCGCCGGATCGGCGACATCGTGGCCAGAGAATAG
- a CDS encoding methyltransferase domain-containing protein has product MTVLVVRGSRQFLVEPGEEQGTDLGVLEVPEDVEPGDTLTTHLDEEFQVRRLRGPDLFNHMERTGAPMMPRDIGLIIGHVGVGQGDRVLDAGTGTGVLASYLARAGADVLTFERDPEFAEVARENMELADVTDSVDVRAGDVTDYVADCEERFDVITLDTEDAATVVEEAPDLLAQGGYLAVYSPFVENSREACRAAREVGLSDVVTQETIQREMDFDDRGSRPSTGGVGHTGYLTFARNV; this is encoded by the coding sequence GTGACCGTCCTCGTCGTTCGCGGCAGCAGACAGTTCCTCGTCGAACCGGGCGAGGAGCAGGGCACTGACCTCGGTGTGCTGGAGGTGCCAGAGGACGTCGAACCGGGCGATACCCTGACGACGCATCTCGACGAGGAGTTTCAGGTCCGGCGATTGCGCGGTCCCGACCTCTTCAACCATATGGAGCGCACCGGCGCGCCGATGATGCCCCGGGATATCGGGCTGATCATCGGTCATGTTGGAGTCGGACAGGGCGACCGTGTCCTCGATGCCGGGACCGGCACCGGCGTGCTCGCCTCGTATCTCGCTCGTGCGGGCGCGGACGTCCTGACGTTCGAGCGCGACCCGGAGTTCGCCGAGGTTGCCCGCGAGAACATGGAGCTGGCCGACGTGACCGATAGCGTCGACGTCCGGGCTGGCGACGTAACCGACTACGTCGCGGACTGCGAGGAGCGCTTCGACGTCATCACGCTCGATACGGAGGATGCCGCCACAGTCGTCGAGGAGGCTCCCGACCTGCTCGCTCAGGGTGGCTACCTCGCCGTCTACTCGCCGTTCGTCGAGAACAGCCGTGAGGCCTGTCGCGCTGCACGGGAGGTCGGTCTCTCCGACGTCGTCACTCAGGAGACGATCCAGCGTGAGATGGACTTCGACGACCGCGGTTCACGCCCATCAACTGGGGGCGTCGGCCACACCGGCTATCTGACGTTCGCGCGGAACGTCTAG
- a CDS encoding HalOD1 output domain-containing protein, producing MNGDSGGRNELGMDRDVEYVAVSDHESDAGTLFDPDAEDAWIESDTLVSLVDDEESGTRFDAETGTYHIEYDWRTAMPMSMIIVMVVADLEGTDPMELTPLYDSLDPELLDTLFSPRSDGTLAVGEVTFTFEGYEIHVYRHGHISVRPPEALETQKSS from the coding sequence ATGAACGGGGATTCCGGGGGCAGGAACGAACTGGGGATGGACAGGGACGTAGAATACGTCGCGGTAAGCGACCACGAATCGGACGCCGGAACGCTGTTCGATCCGGACGCCGAGGACGCCTGGATCGAGTCTGACACGCTGGTCTCACTGGTCGACGACGAGGAGTCTGGGACGCGTTTTGACGCCGAGACCGGCACGTACCACATCGAGTACGACTGGCGCACAGCGATGCCGATGAGCATGATCATCGTTATGGTCGTCGCGGATCTGGAGGGGACCGACCCGATGGAGTTGACGCCGCTGTACGATTCGCTGGATCCGGAACTGCTGGATACGCTGTTTAGCCCGCGATCTGACGGGACGCTCGCGGTCGGCGAAGTGACGTTCACGTTCGAGGGCTACGAGATCCACGTCTACCGGCACGGACACATCAGCGTTCGGCCGCCCGAAGCACTGGAGACTCAGAAGTCGTCGTAG
- a CDS encoding DUF7333 family protein — translation MEFDLTKTVVAFLAVNAIGVGALMGAPMGMTESTILTMVLPSMLVFGALTLAIGVKFGEYRAKAA, via the coding sequence ATGGAGTTCGACCTGACGAAAACCGTTGTGGCGTTCCTCGCAGTAAACGCAATCGGCGTCGGCGCGCTGATGGGCGCGCCGATGGGAATGACCGAGAGCACGATCCTGACGATGGTACTGCCCTCGATGCTCGTCTTCGGCGCACTCACGCTCGCGATCGGCGTCAAGTTCGGCGAGTACCGCGCGAAAGCAGCCTGA
- a CDS encoding electron transfer flavoprotein subunit beta/FixA family protein — MFTLTLTKGVPDFSEGAVSFDEDGHLERGDTPTVMNPNDEFALKAALQTKIRNGGTSALMSMGPPGYKDILREGMESVYADELYLLSDREMAAADTWATAITVSVGIEHLDETPDLVFAGFKTADGETGHTGPQTCWGLEWPMITHVISLEAYPEEGVVRAKRLVEGDIEEIETVEAPMPAVIVTDPEFEPVYRRAEHRLKHRDLREETKARAESFEDHLTVWDHEELNLDPDYIGLDGSPTVVQGVDPIPKAPSEREATEIDPADEESMGELLDELGPHAAGRAEAGGD; from the coding sequence ATGTTCACACTAACACTTACCAAAGGAGTACCGGATTTCAGTGAAGGCGCGGTGTCGTTCGACGAAGACGGTCATCTCGAACGCGGAGATACGCCGACCGTGATGAACCCGAACGACGAATTCGCACTGAAGGCGGCGTTACAGACCAAGATCAGGAACGGCGGAACCTCGGCACTGATGAGTATGGGGCCGCCGGGCTACAAGGACATCCTCAGAGAGGGAATGGAGTCGGTGTACGCCGACGAACTGTATCTGCTTTCCGACCGGGAGATGGCGGCGGCCGACACCTGGGCGACGGCGATCACAGTGTCCGTGGGGATCGAGCATCTCGACGAGACGCCCGATCTGGTCTTTGCCGGGTTCAAGACCGCTGACGGGGAGACGGGCCATACCGGCCCACAGACGTGCTGGGGGCTCGAATGGCCGATGATTACACACGTCATCTCTCTCGAAGCGTATCCCGAGGAGGGTGTCGTCCGGGCGAAACGACTCGTCGAAGGCGACATCGAGGAGATCGAAACGGTCGAAGCCCCAATGCCCGCGGTAATCGTCACCGATCCCGAGTTCGAGCCCGTATACCGGCGGGCCGAACACCGGCTGAAACACCGGGATCTGCGCGAGGAAACGAAAGCCCGGGCCGAGAGTTTCGAGGACCATCTGACCGTCTGGGACCACGAGGAGCTCAACCTCGATCCGGACTACATCGGGCTCGATGGCTCACCGACAGTCGTTCAGGGCGTCGATCCGATCCCGAAAGCGCCATCCGAACGCGAGGCGACGGAGATCGATCCCGCAGACGAGGAGTCGATGGGCGAGCTGCTCGACGAACTGGGGCCACACGCTGCGGGCCGTGCGGAGGCGGGGGGTGACTGA
- a CDS encoding polymer-forming cytoskeletal protein has protein sequence MSLRSNPLDELSIPDGTTVEEHDLVTDGDVVIGGRSTIEFGVRGRNVLAGEGVEFGGDIEAEADCRLDMWCDVAGNVLVGRDAYLGERVHVGGQLMVSGDLDIGDDVDIEEGFEANGWIVIRNPMPTIVFLFIYLSQLLRIGEEEAAEELFGQFAESEDPESEPLLIPRNATVSDDAWRVSTPARIGDGCRLHGNVRAESIVVGEDNNIFGSLRAREDILIGSGTRIHGDVTTRNGTVAIADDARVLGDVSCGDLELESGATVDGSMRASGQVELKQDVSREQE, from the coding sequence GTGTCGCTGCGATCGAACCCGCTTGACGAGCTGTCGATTCCCGACGGGACGACAGTCGAAGAACACGACCTGGTGACCGACGGGGATGTGGTGATCGGCGGGCGGAGCACGATCGAGTTCGGCGTCCGCGGCCGGAACGTCCTCGCCGGTGAAGGTGTCGAGTTCGGCGGCGATATCGAGGCCGAGGCGGACTGTCGACTCGACATGTGGTGTGATGTCGCCGGAAACGTTCTGGTCGGTCGGGACGCCTATCTCGGCGAGCGCGTCCACGTCGGCGGCCAGTTGATGGTCAGCGGTGACCTCGACATCGGCGACGACGTGGACATCGAGGAGGGGTTCGAGGCGAACGGCTGGATCGTCATTCGGAACCCGATGCCGACGATCGTCTTCCTGTTTATCTATCTCTCACAGCTCCTGCGGATCGGCGAGGAAGAGGCAGCCGAAGAGCTGTTCGGACAGTTCGCCGAGAGCGAGGATCCCGAATCGGAGCCGCTACTGATCCCGAGAAACGCAACCGTCAGCGACGACGCCTGGCGCGTCTCGACGCCCGCACGGATCGGCGACGGCTGTCGGCTCCACGGGAACGTCCGCGCGGAGTCGATCGTCGTCGGTGAGGACAACAACATCTTCGGCAGTCTTAGAGCGCGCGAGGACATCCTGATCGGCTCGGGAACCCGGATCCACGGCGACGTGACGACCCGCAACGGAACCGTTGCGATTGCCGACGACGCGCGAGTGCTCGGCGACGTCTCCTGTGGCGACCTCGAACTCGAATCCGGCGCGACGGTCGACGGGTCGATGCGAGCGAGCGGGCAAGTCGAGTTGAAGCAGGACGTCTCCCGCGAACAGGAATAG
- a CDS encoding DUF6517 family protein → METGRRAVLAGAAVGMASLAGCMDLITGDTVEFTASEASVSEDGLDETEYTHVDTEELTIDEEVEAGGIERRLIVTNWINTYEKDLTVQGETEQAATFAVVSTPNAEILGQSLNPIAQLSHEELLDEFQNELGDEYDGLDDVEMVDEREEVVLEEEVTVSTFETTAEFEGEEVEIYIHVATITSGDDLIIAVGAHPAALGQERTNSYTLMREIEHEG, encoded by the coding sequence ATGGAAACAGGACGTCGCGCAGTACTGGCGGGAGCCGCGGTTGGGATGGCGTCGCTTGCGGGTTGTATGGATCTGATCACCGGGGATACGGTCGAGTTTACGGCCTCAGAGGCGTCGGTCAGCGAGGACGGACTCGACGAAACCGAGTATACACACGTCGACACGGAGGAGTTGACGATCGACGAGGAGGTCGAGGCGGGCGGGATCGAACGACGGCTGATCGTCACCAACTGGATCAACACCTACGAGAAGGATCTGACCGTTCAGGGCGAAACGGAACAGGCCGCGACGTTCGCGGTCGTGTCGACGCCGAACGCCGAAATACTGGGCCAGTCGCTCAATCCGATTGCACAGCTCTCTCACGAGGAGCTCCTCGACGAGTTCCAGAATGAGCTGGGCGATGAGTACGACGGACTGGACGACGTGGAGATGGTCGACGAGCGCGAGGAGGTCGTGCTCGAAGAGGAAGTAACCGTCAGCACGTTCGAGACGACCGCCGAGTTCGAGGGCGAGGAGGTCGAGATCTACATCCACGTGGCGACCATCACCAGCGGCGACGATCTGATCATCGCGGTCGGCGCACACCCTGCCGCGCTGGGGCAGGAGCGGACGAACAGCTACACCCTGATGCGGGAGATCGAACACGAAGGGTAG